One segment of Micromonospora parathelypteridis DNA contains the following:
- a CDS encoding enoyl-CoA hydratase/isomerase family protein — protein sequence MTAEATGVRLSCDGPVATVTLCRPDVLNAQTPAMWRAMSDFSRDLPGDVRVVVVRGEGRAFSAGLDLAVAGASGPGSFAELATLPEQECAERIAEFQAGFTWLHRPDVISVAAVQGHAIGAGFQLALACDLRVLAADAKLSMAEVTLGLVPDLAGTKRLVELVGYARALEICATGRRLDAAEADRIGLATLVVPPPELDGAVQDLTAGLLSGARDAVVEIKALLAGAAGRSHADQQRAEREAQTRRLRDLAGRGE from the coding sequence GTGACCGCCGAGGCGACCGGGGTTCGGCTGAGCTGCGACGGGCCGGTTGCCACGGTGACGTTGTGCCGGCCCGACGTGCTCAATGCTCAGACGCCCGCGATGTGGCGGGCGATGAGCGACTTCTCCCGCGATCTGCCCGGCGACGTGCGGGTGGTGGTGGTCCGGGGTGAGGGGCGTGCGTTCTCCGCCGGCCTCGACCTCGCGGTGGCCGGCGCTTCCGGCCCCGGCTCCTTCGCGGAGCTGGCCACCCTGCCCGAGCAGGAGTGCGCCGAGCGCATCGCGGAGTTCCAGGCTGGTTTCACCTGGCTGCACCGGCCGGACGTCATCTCCGTCGCGGCCGTGCAGGGCCACGCGATCGGCGCTGGCTTCCAGTTGGCGCTCGCGTGTGACCTGCGAGTGCTCGCCGCGGACGCGAAGCTGTCGATGGCCGAGGTGACGCTCGGCCTGGTGCCCGACCTGGCCGGCACGAAGCGCCTCGTGGAGTTGGTCGGCTATGCCCGGGCGTTGGAGATCTGCGCGACCGGCCGCCGGTTGGACGCCGCCGAGGCGGACCGGATCGGCCTGGCGACCCTGGTGGTGCCACCACCCGAGTTGGACGGCGCGGTCCAGGACCTGACCGCTGGCCTGCTCTCCGGGGCCCGCGACGCGGTGGTGGAGATCAAGGCGTTGCTCGCCGGCGCCGCGGGGCGGTCGCACGCCGATCAGCAGCGCGCCGAGCGGGAGGCGCAGACCCGCCGGCTGCGCGACCTGGCTGGACGGGGAGAATAG
- a CDS encoding helix-turn-helix domain-containing protein, whose product MAATGTATSTEKGRRIVGAERQTLAKDLVKRYTSGESIRALAASTGRSYGFIHRVLTESGVQLRQRGGARRRKKA is encoded by the coding sequence ATGGCAGCCACTGGCACAGCCACCAGCACTGAGAAAGGTCGCCGGATCGTCGGAGCCGAGCGTCAGACGCTCGCCAAGGACCTGGTAAAGCGGTACACCTCGGGGGAAAGCATCCGCGCGTTGGCGGCCTCGACCGGCCGTTCCTACGGGTTCATCCACCGAGTGCTCACCGAGTCAGGGGTGCAGCTGCGTCAGCGCGGCGGTGCCCGGCGCCGCAAGAAGGCGTGA
- a CDS encoding cadmium resistance transporter — protein sequence MIDLLGTGAAAAVVFAATDIDDIVILTLFFVAARTTGRPRTWQIVAGQYLGIGALALASAVVAAGLLVVPEPWTGLLGLLPIALGLRALGRSDDDDSPTVVTGMLGVAGVTIANGADNVAVYVPVFRALGVADSAVFLLVFVLLIALWCAAGAWLGGHRRVVRLVERAGHWLVPTIFVAIGIVILVSSGVLGRLVDLLG from the coding sequence GTGATCGACCTGTTGGGCACCGGGGCCGCAGCGGCCGTGGTCTTCGCCGCCACCGACATCGACGACATCGTCATCCTGACGCTCTTCTTCGTCGCGGCCCGCACCACCGGGCGACCGCGTACCTGGCAGATCGTCGCCGGACAATACCTCGGTATCGGCGCGCTCGCGCTGGCCAGCGCGGTGGTCGCGGCCGGGCTGCTGGTGGTGCCGGAACCGTGGACGGGGCTGCTCGGCCTGCTGCCGATCGCGCTGGGCCTCCGCGCGCTAGGGCGTTCCGACGACGACGATTCCCCCACGGTCGTCACCGGAATGCTCGGTGTCGCCGGGGTGACGATCGCGAACGGCGCCGACAATGTGGCCGTCTACGTCCCCGTGTTCCGTGCCCTCGGCGTGGCCGACAGCGCGGTGTTCCTCCTGGTCTTCGTGCTGCTCATCGCGCTGTGGTGCGCCGCCGGGGCCTGGCTGGGCGGGCACCGGCGGGTGGTCCGGCTGGTCGAACGCGCCGGCCACTGGCTGGTACCGACGATCTTCGTCGCCATCGGAATCGTGATCCTGGTGAGCTCCGGCGTGCTCGGCCGGCTGGTCGACCTGCTCGGCTGA
- a CDS encoding ABC-F family ATP-binding cassette domain-containing protein, whose amino-acid sequence MITATGLELRAGSRILLSDTTLRVQPGDRIGLVGRNGAGKTTTLKVLAGEGQPYSGQIDQRSAIGYLPQDPRTGDLEVTGRDRVLSARGLDVLMAQMQEIEARLAEDANEKLVRRYGALEDQFAALGGYAAEAEAARICANLGLPDRALAQTIGTLSGGQRRRIELARILFRDAGENGGGILLLDEPTNHLDADSITWLRGFLANHKGGLIVISHDGALLESVVNKVWFLDATRSVVDVYNLGWKAYLEARETDERRRRRERANAEKKAGALMAQADKMRAKATKTVAAQNMARRAEKLISGLEEVRVADRVAKVRFPNPAPCGKTPLTATGLSKSYGSLEIFTDVNVAVDRGSRVAILGLNGAGKTTLLRMLGGLLSPDTGEVHAGHGLRLGYYAQEHETLDVERTVLENMRAAAVEQSDTDLRKILGAFLFSGDDVNKPAGVLSGGEKTRLALSTLVCSGANVLLLDEPTNNLDPVSREQVLDAIANYPGAIVLVTHDPGAVLALKPDRAILLPDGDEDAWSDDLLELVELA is encoded by the coding sequence ATGATCACTGCCACCGGCCTGGAACTGCGTGCCGGTTCCCGGATCCTGCTGTCCGACACCACCCTGCGCGTGCAGCCCGGTGACCGGATCGGCCTGGTCGGTCGCAACGGCGCCGGCAAGACCACCACGCTGAAGGTTCTCGCCGGCGAGGGGCAGCCATACTCCGGCCAGATCGACCAGCGCAGCGCCATCGGCTACCTCCCGCAGGACCCGCGTACCGGCGACCTCGAGGTGACCGGCCGCGACCGGGTCCTCTCGGCCCGGGGCCTGGACGTGCTGATGGCCCAGATGCAGGAGATCGAGGCTCGCCTCGCCGAGGACGCCAACGAGAAGCTGGTTCGTCGTTACGGCGCGCTGGAGGACCAGTTCGCCGCCCTGGGCGGGTACGCCGCCGAGGCTGAGGCCGCCCGGATCTGCGCCAACCTCGGCCTACCGGACCGGGCGCTCGCGCAGACCATCGGCACCCTCTCCGGCGGTCAGCGTCGGCGCATCGAGCTGGCCCGGATCCTGTTCCGCGACGCGGGCGAGAACGGCGGCGGCATCCTGCTGCTCGACGAGCCGACCAACCACCTCGACGCCGACTCGATCACCTGGCTGCGCGGCTTCCTCGCCAATCACAAGGGCGGCCTGATCGTGATCTCCCACGACGGCGCACTGCTGGAGTCGGTGGTCAACAAGGTCTGGTTCCTCGACGCCACCCGGTCCGTTGTCGACGTGTACAACCTGGGCTGGAAGGCGTACCTGGAGGCGCGCGAGACCGACGAGCGGCGCCGCCGCCGGGAGCGGGCCAACGCGGAGAAGAAGGCCGGCGCGTTGATGGCGCAGGCCGACAAGATGCGGGCCAAGGCGACCAAGACCGTGGCCGCGCAGAACATGGCCCGCCGCGCCGAGAAGCTGATTTCCGGCCTGGAGGAGGTCCGGGTCGCCGACCGGGTCGCCAAGGTGCGGTTCCCCAACCCCGCGCCGTGTGGCAAGACGCCGCTGACCGCGACCGGCCTGTCCAAGTCGTACGGCTCGCTGGAGATCTTCACCGACGTCAACGTCGCGGTGGACCGGGGCTCCCGGGTGGCCATCCTCGGGCTCAACGGCGCCGGCAAGACGACCCTGCTGCGGATGCTCGGCGGGCTGCTCAGTCCGGACACCGGCGAGGTGCACGCGGGTCACGGCCTGCGGCTGGGCTACTACGCCCAGGAACACGAGACGCTGGACGTGGAGCGGACCGTGCTGGAGAACATGCGCGCCGCAGCCGTGGAGCAGTCCGACACCGACCTGCGCAAGATCCTCGGCGCGTTCCTCTTCTCCGGTGACGACGTGAACAAGCCGGCGGGTGTGCTCTCCGGTGGCGAGAAGACCCGGCTGGCACTGTCCACCCTGGTCTGCTCCGGAGCGAACGTGCTGCTGCTCGACGAGCCGACGAACAACCTCGACCCGGTCAGCCGCGAGCAGGTCCTCGACGCGATCGCCAACTACCCGGGCGCGATCGTCCTGGTCACCCACGACCCGGGAGCGGTGCTGGCGCTCAAGCCGGACCGCGCGATCCTGCTGCCCGACGGCGACGAGGATGCCTGGAGCGACGACCTGCTCGAGCTGGTCGAGCTGGCCTGA
- the ypfJ gene encoding KPN_02809 family neutral zinc metallopeptidase: protein MELNERAEIDTSQVNDVGRGGGSGGGLGIPIPGGGGRGSLIGIVVAVLVALLGGGFGLNAMTNGDDTGQTGGTDLEQVCSRDNPQRLEDLRCRNTLYVNSIQDYWQKTYPELGNAKYEPTQTNFFQAAVNTGCGQADSGVGPFYCPADRNVYIDLSFYDELASRFGAKGEFAQPYVLAHEYGHHIQNLLGTNEKAGQGDQSGPRSASVRLELQADCYAGAWAKHATESKDKTGQEPLFKSITASDISEAVQAAEAIGDDSIQERSGGQVNPDQFTHGTSAQRQRWFQQGYDRGDPKTCDTFNTDQL from the coding sequence ATGGAACTCAACGAGCGGGCCGAAATCGACACCTCACAGGTCAACGACGTGGGCCGAGGTGGTGGATCCGGCGGCGGCCTCGGCATCCCGATCCCCGGTGGCGGCGGCCGGGGATCGCTGATCGGCATCGTGGTGGCCGTGCTCGTCGCGCTGCTCGGCGGCGGCTTCGGGCTCAATGCCATGACCAACGGCGACGACACGGGCCAGACCGGCGGCACCGACCTGGAGCAGGTGTGCTCACGCGACAACCCCCAGCGTCTTGAGGACCTGCGCTGCCGCAACACGCTCTACGTCAACAGCATCCAGGACTACTGGCAGAAGACGTACCCGGAGCTGGGCAACGCCAAGTACGAGCCGACCCAGACCAACTTCTTCCAGGCCGCGGTGAACACCGGCTGCGGCCAGGCCGACTCGGGTGTCGGCCCGTTCTACTGCCCCGCCGACCGGAACGTGTACATCGATCTGAGCTTCTACGACGAGCTGGCGTCCCGGTTCGGCGCCAAGGGTGAGTTCGCCCAGCCCTACGTGCTCGCCCACGAATACGGTCACCACATCCAGAACCTGCTCGGCACCAACGAGAAGGCCGGCCAGGGCGACCAGAGTGGCCCCCGCTCCGCCTCGGTGCGGCTGGAGTTGCAGGCCGACTGCTACGCCGGCGCCTGGGCCAAGCACGCCACCGAGAGCAAGGACAAGACCGGCCAGGAGCCGCTGTTCAAGTCGATCACCGCCAGCGACATCAGCGAGGCGGTGCAGGCCGCCGAGGCGATCGGTGACGACAGCATTCAGGAACGCTCCGGTGGGCAGGTCAACCCCGACCAGTTCACCCACGGCACCTCCGCGCAGCGACAGCGCTGGTTCCAGCAGGGCTACGACCGTGGCGACCCGAAGACCTGCGACACCTTCAACACCGACCAGCTCTAA
- a CDS encoding SgcJ/EcaC family oxidoreductase: MSSAEAQILRTVLDRWRSAVDAHEPDRVASLFTDDAIFQGLHPYSVGRDGVAAYYAAQPIGLTAAYDIRETRRLADDLVLGYLEVDFGFTDRPTLTVNLSVIVRQLEDTWYISHYQVSRLT; this comes from the coding sequence GTGTCCAGTGCCGAGGCTCAGATCCTGCGTACCGTCCTCGACCGGTGGCGGTCCGCGGTCGACGCCCACGAGCCGGATCGCGTCGCGTCGCTCTTCACCGACGATGCGATCTTCCAGGGTCTGCACCCGTACAGCGTCGGCCGGGACGGTGTCGCCGCGTACTACGCCGCGCAGCCGATCGGCCTGACCGCCGCGTACGACATCCGGGAGACCCGGCGACTCGCCGACGACCTGGTCCTCGGCTATCTCGAGGTCGACTTCGGCTTCACCGACCGGCCGACGCTGACGGTCAACCTCAGCGTGATCGTGCGCCAGCTCGAAGACACCTGGTACATCAGTCACTACCAGGTCTCCCGCCTCACCTAG
- a CDS encoding muconolactone Delta-isomerase family protein, with the protein MEFLVDMVTTVPEGTSEDGVADMRRREAARSAELTAQGNLLRLWRPPLAPGEWRTWGLFRAGDADELEVVLASMPLRAWRRETVTPLTPHPNDPGQPPR; encoded by the coding sequence GTGGAGTTTCTGGTGGACATGGTGACGACGGTGCCGGAGGGCACGTCGGAGGACGGGGTCGCCGACATGCGCCGGCGTGAGGCGGCACGCTCGGCCGAGCTGACGGCGCAGGGCAACCTCCTGCGGCTGTGGCGGCCGCCGCTGGCGCCGGGGGAGTGGCGCACCTGGGGGCTGTTCCGTGCCGGCGACGCGGACGAACTGGAGGTGGTCCTCGCGTCGATGCCGCTGCGCGCCTGGCGGCGCGAGACCGTCACCCCGCTGACACCGCACCCGAACGATCCCGGTCAGCCGCCCCGGTGA